DNA from Emys orbicularis isolate rEmyOrb1 chromosome 12 unlocalized genomic scaffold, rEmyOrb1.hap1 SUPER_12_unloc_1, whole genome shotgun sequence:
GAACCCGAGTCCTCTGATTTTGGACCCACATTTTGCCAATCAAAGGGTGAATCTAGGGCTGAATTTAGGGGGTGCATCTTGCTGCCAATTTAAGCAGAGAACATGGCTTCTAATGTGGGGGTGCAACTTGCCAATATGGGGGAAACCTGGCTTTTAACTTGGGCATGCATCTTACTGCCAATTTGGGGGGGATGCTGGCTTTTAATTTGGGGCTGCAATGTGCCAATTTGGGGGGGATGCTGGCTTTTAATTTGGGGGTTCACCATGCTTTCAATTTGGGGGGTTCTGTAGTCTCTGCACCCCCTATCCGAGGATGCCCTAATGAGCATCCCCCACAGTGGGAGGGGGTGAGTCTCCCTGGACGGGGTGGGGGCACCCTCTTTCCCACCTCTCACTCCgctcccggccccgcctcccTTTTCCgccgctgcctcctccccccggccgcgCTGTCCCTGGTGTGAATCAGCCGGTGCTTCTGCAGGTGCCCCGAGGTCTTGAAGGCTTTGGGGCACTCGGGGCAGGggtagggccgctccccggtgtggatcTTGAGGTGACGGCGCAGCAGGAAGGAGTAGGCGAAGGTCTTGCCGCAGACGGAGCAGAGGTAGGGCCGCTCGCCGGTGTGTACCCGCTGGTGCTCGGTGAGCTGGGAGGCGGTGCCGTAGGCCTTGGGGCAGGCCGGGCAGCGGTAGGGCCGCTCGCCGGTGTGGGTGCGGGCGTGCTTGGCCAGCACGGAGGAGCGGGCGAAGGTCTTGCCGCAGCGCTCGCAGCGGAAGGGCCGCTCGCCGGTGTGCACCCGCTGGTGCCGCAGCAGGTCGGAGGAGCGGAAGAAGCCGCGCCCGCAGCGCTCGCACCGGAAGTGCCGCTCGCCCGTGTGGAAGCGCTGGTGCTGGGCCACGTCCCACGGGCGCAGGAAGGTCTTGCCGCACAGCGGGCAGCCGTGCTTGCGCTCGGCCCAGTGGGTGCGCCGGTGCTGCGCCAGGTGGGAGGAGGACATGAAGGCCTTGGCGCAGTGTGAGCAGGCGAAGGGGCGCTCGCCGGTGTGCGACCGCCCGTGGGTCTCCAGCTGAGCCGCCTGGGCGAAGCCTTTGCCGCACTCGGCGCAGCGGAAGGGCTTCTCGCCGCGGTGCGCGGCCTCGTGGCGGAGCAGCGCCGAGGAGCGGGCGAAGGCCTTGCCGCAGGTCGGGCAGCCGTAGCCGCGGCCCTGGGGGGGCGAGCGGGCGTGGGGGCGCAGGTCCCACAGCCGCGGGAACGCGGGCGCCCGGCTGGGGCGGGAGGCGTCcgacatgggggaggggaggtccgGGGCGGCCGGGTCAGCCCATGGCGGCGGCTGTAGGGGCGGAAAAGGTAGAGGCGGGTTAAAGGGCGTCACGCGGGCTTGGAGAAATGCcggaaaatgggggggggcagatgCCAGGAGACAGGTGTGGGCAGAGGCCGGGCGACAAGGGCATTGGGATACACGCGCCTGTGCAAAGGCCAGGCGATGGGGGGGATGCCGGAGACACACACTGGGAGACACGCATGTGTGCAAATGCCAGGAAACTGACACTTGTGCAAATGCTGAGAGA
Protein-coding regions in this window:
- the LOC135894794 gene encoding zinc finger protein 239-like, which codes for MSDASRPSRAPAFPRLWDLRPHARSPPQGRGYGCPTCGKAFARSSALLRHEAAHRGEKPFRCAECGKGFAQAAQLETHGRSHTGERPFACSHCAKAFMSSSHLAQHRRTHWAERKHGCPLCGKTFLRPWDVAQHQRFHTGERHFRCERCGRGFFRSSDLLRHQRVHTGERPFRCERCGKTFARSSVLAKHARTHTGERPYRCPACPKAYGTASQLTEHQRVHTGERPYLCSVCGKTFAYSFLLRRHLKIHTGERPYPCPECPKAFKTSGHLQKHRLIHTRDSAAGGRRQRRKREAGPGAE